A segment of the Pseudomonas serboccidentalis genome:
GTCGCACCACATGGAGTAGTTGTTGCCGCCAATGGCGTCGCAGCTGTACAGGGTGCCCAGCCAGTTGTCCGGGTCCCCGTTGTCGCCGGTCCAGCCGATCAGGCTGATGTCGTGCTCGCCATTCTTGGTGCGCTTGATGTACTCGCCCCATTCGTAGCTGACGATCTTCACTTTCAGACCGATTTTGGCCCAGTCCGCCTGGAGCATTTCGGCCATCAGTTTGGCGTTCGGGTTGTACGGACGCTGTACCGGCATCGCCCACAGGGTGATTTCGGTGCCTTCTTTCACGCCGGCAGCCTTGAGCAGCTCTTTGGCTTTTTCCGGGTTGTAGGCGGCGTCTTTGATGCTGTCGTCGTAGGACCACTGGGTCGGCGGCATGGCGTTGACGGCCAGTTGGCCGGCGCCTTGATAAACAGCGTTGAGAATCCCCTGTTTATTCACCGCCATGTCCAGCGCCTGGCGCACTTCGAGCTGGTCGAAGGGTTTGTGGCGCACGTTGTAGGCGATGTAACCGAGGTTGAAACCCGGCTTGGTGATCAGTTGCAGTTTCGGGTCGGCCTTCAGCGCTTCGACATCGGCAGGGCGCGGGTGCAGGGTGATCTGGCATTCGCCGGCCTTGAGCTTCTGCACGCGCACCGAAGCGTCGGTGTTGATCGCGAAGATCAGGTTCTTCAGCTTGACCCGGCTCGGGTCCCAGTAATGCTCGTTGCCGGTGTAGCGGATATTCGAGTCTTTCTGATAGCTCTTGAACACGAACGGCCCGGTACCGACCGGCTTCTGGTTGATGTCGCTCGGCTTGCCTTCGGCCAGCAGCTTGTCGGCGTATTCGGCGGACAGGATGGCGGCGAAGCTCATGGCGATGTTCTGGATGAACGCGGCGTCGACGCTGTTGAGCGTGAACTCCACGGTCAGCGGCCCGGTCTTTTCGACCTTGGCGATGTTCTTGTTCAGGCTCATCCCGTTGAAGTACGGGAACTCGGTCGGATAAGCCTTACGAAATGGCTGTTGCGGATCGAGCATGCGGTTGAACGTGAACAGCACGTCGTCGGCGTTGAAATCACGCGTCGGTTTGAAGTACGGCGTTGTATGAAATTTCACCCCTTCACGCAGGTGAAAGGTGTACTTGAGACCATCCTCGGAAATATCCCACTTGGTTGCCAGGCCCGGTACGACATTGGTCGCGCCTTTTTCGAATTCAACCAGACGGTTGTACAGCGGCTCGGCGGCGTCGTTATCGGTCGCGGTCGTGTATTGCGCGGTATCAAAACCGGCCGGGCTGCCTTCGGAGCAGAACACCAGACTGTTGCTGGCGGCGTAACTGGCGGACGTGGCGGCCAACAGGCCGGCGCCCAGCAATGCGGAAAAAATCAAGGTATGGCGCATGACGCTCCCTCTTTTTGTAGTGTTGTTCAATGCACCGCTATCCCGTCCAGGGACGTTGAGGTGCATTGAGCTCAATCCAGCACGTACGGCAAGCCGGTGGCCCACGCAGAAGCTGGTCAGAACCCGACGGTAGGGGCCGTGGGTCTGGCAGTAAATGCGTAATTGCCTGAAAACTCGTAGGAAAAGTCGACACGTCCTCTGCCGCTGCAGTCATCCGCAGCGGAATTGGCTGTAGGCAAATTCCTGACTTCCCGGCAGCTAAAACAACGGCGACGTCACGAACGTCGCCGTTGCAATGGCTTATTTGCTGACGCTGACGCCGTAGAAGGAATTCAAGCCGAATGGGCTGATCTTGAAATCCTGCACGTTGGCGCGCATGGGTTGGAACACCGTCGAGTGAGCGATAGGTGTGTAGGGCACAGCATCTTTGAGGACGTGTTGCGCCTGTTTGTACAGTTCGGTGCGCTTGGCCTGATCGGTGGTGCGCTTGGCATCCTTGACGAGACCGTCGTACTTCTTGTCGCACCACTTGGAGAAGTTGTTGCCATTGAGCGAGTCGCAGCCGAACAGCACGTTCAGCCAGTTGTCCGGATCACCATTGTCACCGCTCCAGCCAATCAGCATGGCCTGGTTCTCGCCACCTTTGGAGCGCTTGATGTACTCGCCCCACTCGTAGCTGGTGATCTTCACGTTCAGGCCGATCTTCTTCCAGTCGGACTGGAGCATTTCAGCCATCAGCTTGGCGTTCGGGTTGTACGGACGCTGCACCGGCATCGCCCACAGAACGATCTCGGTACCTTCCTTGACGCCAGCTTCCTTGAGCAGTTGCTTGGCTTTTTCAGGGTCGTACTTGGCGTCCTTGATGGTGGTGTCGTAGGACCACTGGGTCGGCGGCATGGCGTTGACGGCCAACTGGCCGGCGCCCTGGTAAACCGAATCGATGATCTGCGGCTTGTTCACCGCCATGTCCAGCGCCTGGCGCACGCGCAGGTCAGCCAGCGGGTTAGGCTCGTTGCTGCCCTTGACCTTGTCCATCACGTTGTAGGCGATGTAGCCCAGGTTGAAACCGGCCTGGTCAGGCATCTTCAGGGTCTTGTCGGCTTTCAGCGCCGCGAGATCCGCCGGACGCGGGAAGAGGGTGACCTGGCACTCGTTCTTTTTCAGCTTCTGGATGCGCACCGACGGGTCGGTGGTGATAGCGAAGATCAGGTTGTCGATCTTCACGTCTTCAGGTTTCCAGTAGTCCTTGTTGCCGGTGTAGCGAATGTTCGAGTCTTTCTGATAGCTCTTGAACACGAACGGGCCAGTGCCGATCGGCTTCTGGTTGATGTCGGCGGCCTTGCCTTCCTTGAGCAACTGAGCGGCGTACTCGGCGGACTGGATCGAGGCAAAGCTCATGGCCATGTTCTGGATGAACGCAGCGTCGACTTCTTTGAGGGAGAACTTGACGGTGTTGTCGTCGACTTTCTCGATCTTGGTGATGTTGGTGTCCATCCCCATGTCGGTGAAGTACGGGAATTCGGTCGGGTACGCCTTACGGAACGGGTCATCCTTGTTAATCATGCGATTAAAGGTGAACAGCACGTCGTCGGCGTTGAAGTTACGAGTCGGCTTGAAATACGGGGTGGTGTGGAACTTGACGCCTTCACGCAGGTGGAAGGTGTAGGTCAGGCCATCCGGGGAAATGTCCCAGCTGGTGGCGAGGCCCGGGATAACGGCGGTGCCGCCACGCTCGAACTGGCTCAGACGGTTGAACATGGTTTCGGCTGAGGCGTCGAAGTCGGTTCCGGTGGTGTACTGGCCTGGATCAAAACCGGCCGGGCTCCCTTCGGAGCAGAACACCAGGTTAGTCGCAGCGGTTGCGAAAGGTGCGGAGGCTAACAAGCCTGCGCCGACTAAAAACGGAATGACCGCGTGTTTAAGCATGTTGGCCTCATGATTTGTTGTCATTTTTTAATATTGAGGTACGACCTCGTGAGTCGTGCCTGCGGATACTTATGCAGGGGCCATACCCAATGCAAGATCCAGAGCGACTGCCGGCCTCAAAGCGTGGCACGAACGTACCTTAATGTCGCATTTGTATAAGAGTTGACGCATTTGACCGTTTGCGGGTGTTTTTAACGGTGCAAATGAAGCCCCAAAACGGTGCGTTGGTCACGTTGTGCGCGCCGCCTTGGGGCCCGGTGTTACCTATTTATACCCACGCCGTAGAAGGGTGTGAGGCCAAACGGGCTGATCTTGAAGTCGGTCACTTCCTTGCGCAGCGGCTGGAACACCGTGGAGTTGGCAATCGGCGTGATCGGCACCTGCTGTTTAAGGATCAATTGCGCCTGTTGATACAGTTTTACCCGTTGCGCCTTGTCGGTCGTCACCTTGGCCTGCTGCACGAGTTTGTCGTAGGCCGGGTCGCACCACTTGGCGTAGTTGCTGCCCTTGACCGCCGCGCAGCTGTAGAGCACGCCGAGCCAGTTGTCCGGGTCGCCGTTGTCGCCGGTCCAACCGTAGATCATCGCGTCGTGTTCGCCATTCTTGGCGCGCTTGATGTACTCGCCCCATTCATAGCTGACGATATTGGCCTTGATCCCGATCCTGTCCCAGTCCTGCTGGATCATCTGCGCCGACATCCGCGCATTCGGGTTGGAGGCGCGCTGCACGGTCATCGCCCACAAGTTGATGGTGGTACCCGGTGCAACCCCGGCTTCCTTGAGTAGCGCCTTGGCTTTCACCGGATCGTAAGGCGCGTCCTTGATGTTCGGGTCATACGACCATTGCGCAGGTGGCAAGGCGTTTTGTGCCAACTGGCCGGCACTCTGGTAAACGGCTTTGATGATCGCCGGTTTGTCGATGGCCATGTCCAGCGCCTGACGGACCTTGAGCTGATCCAGCGGCGGATGGGTGGTGTTGTAGGCGAGGAAGCCGAGGTTGAAACCGGCCTGCTTGAGCACGCGCAGGTTCGGGTCCTTTTCCATCACTTCGATGTCAGCCGGGCGCGGGTAGCCGCTGACCTGGCATTCACCGGCCTTGAGTTTCTGCAGGCGTACGGCGGCGTCGGGGGTGATCGAGAAGATCAGGTTGTCGATCTTCACGTCTTCGGGTTTCCAGTAGGCCTTGTTGGCGGCGTAGCGGATCTGCGAATCCTTCTGGTAGCGCTTGAACACGAACGGGCCGGTGCCCACCGGTTTCTGATTGAGGTCGGCGGCTTTGCCTTCCTTTAACAGTTGGGCGGCGTATTCGGCCGATTGCACCGAGGCGAAGCTCATGGCGAGGTTTTGCACGAACGCGGCGTCGACGTTGTTCAGGTTGAAGCGCACGGTGTTGTCGTCGAGTTTTTCTACCGACTTGATGGTGGTGTTCAGGCCCATGTCGGTGAAGTACGGGGACTCGGCGGGGTAGGCCTTGCGGAAGGCGTTGTCCGGGTCGAGCAGGCGCTGGAAGGTGAACAGCACGTCGTCGGCGTTGAAGTCGCGGGTCGGGGTGAAATATTCCGTTGTGTGGAATTTCACGCCTTGGCGTAGGTGGAAGGTGTATTGCAGGCCGTCGCTGGAAACGTCCCATTTTGTCGCCAGACCGGGTTCGATGTCGGTGCCGCCGCGCTGGAATTGGGTGAGGCGGTTGAAGACGGTTTCGGCGGAGGCGTCGAAGTCGGTGCCGCTGGTGTATTGGCTGGGGTCGAAGCCTGCGGGGCTGGCTTCGGAGCAGTAGACCAGGGTGGTGGCTGCGTTGGCGATCGGGGCGATGGCGGTGAGTGCGAGGGTGATTAGTAGTGGTTTTAGGGTGGATCTTTCCATGGAGTCCCCAGGATTTGGAGGTGGTTGTTTGTTGAGGTTAGCGGGGATTTGGGGGTGTTCGGAAATATCGTTTTTCCTGCTGAGATATCTATCTCGGTATATGTGGCGGCTTTTGTCGGGTACATATCCGTTGCTGCGGTAACGGCGGCTTAGGGTTCCGCCCTTACGGCGGGTCACTTTTGGCAAACGCCCCAAAAGTAACCAAAAAGTCTTGCCCCAGCGTACGGCCCTCGCTGGGGCTCGGGTTCCTTCGCTACGGGACTCATCCGGGGGCATCGCCTACGGTTTGCTTCGCTGCACCTCCTCTCGATGTGTTCGACTTCGTCGAACGGTCGCTGCGCTCCCACCCCCGGATGAATCCCTCCACTCAGCCTGCCGAAGGGGCCTGTGAATCAAGATCAAGATCAAGAGCTGCAGCCGAGCTAACGCTCATCCTGTTGAGTGGGGCGGCTGTGCCGCATGGGCTTACTCAAATCAAAACTGTGGGGCCTGCCAGCTGACTAATCTCTAACTGAATACACCCAGTCCCCCTGTAGGAGCTGCCGAAGGCTGCGATCTTTTGATTTTGCTTTTGAGTGTGAAAAGCCAAGGTCAAAAGATCGCAGCCTTCGGCAGCTCCTACAGCGAGTGTGGTTGTGTTTAAAAGTGTGTTGGATAACCAGAACCTTCCCACAAGGTTTTCAGGTTGTCCGTCGGACGCCGGCTCTCTAGCCTTGGGTTGTCGCTGAAAACTCGGCGATCGGGTGTGAGAACCCATAGGAACTGTTAATCCACAATCAGTACCACCATAATTGCCGCCGGCATTTCTGCTGCTCGCAATGTTTTATGGCGGCTGTGTGCGGGCGGGCTTCGGTCCGGCCGGGCTTGTTCCTACCGGTTTCTCACCCCGCACATTGCTGCCACCACTCCGCCGCGTGAGAAACGGCAAGTGAATGGCTATTGATTAGGAACGCTATCAATGTCCAAGCCTGTCCCCGATCCACCTCCAGAAACAACCCCACTCGCCGAAGCCCTCCACGCCGAAGACCTCGCGAAAAACCGCGAAGCCATAAAGCGCGCCCTCGATTTCTACCTCAGTCCCGAAGCCACAAAACCACGCCCACCCAGCTCGATGTTCCTCGTCCATCCAGGCATCGACACCGAAAGTCTGTTGGCGCACGCCTGTGAATCCCTGGCGTCGGCCAACACCATGGCCAGCGATTTCGCTGATCAACTCAGTCGCCCGCAACGCAATACGGCGCTGGCGATCCAGCAGATCATCATGCTGGCTGAACTGGCGGTGAACCGCGCGCTGGATCAGGTTGATCCGCAGACCTGAGACCGCGTCATCGTTCATCGCGAGCAGGCTCACTCCTACATTTGGAATGGGTTACCCCTGTAGGAGTGAGCCTGCTCGCGATGGCACCAGATGAGTCACCAAAAATCCCAGACACAAAAAAACCGGCGATCATTCACGGATCGCCGGTTTCTCATTCAGCCCACATCAACTCACTGCATCAACACTTCAATCGAGCCATCGGCGGTCAGGCTGACCTGGCTGGTGCCGGCTTCGACTTCCGGTGTGACCGGTGCTGAATCCATGCCAGCGGCTTTCATCATCATTGGGGCGCGCATGTACGGTTGTGGGTAGCCGTTGCTGTTGAGGTTCAGGTTGACGATTTTATAGCCCTTGCCGCCCAGTGCATCGGTGGCCAGTTGGGCGCGGGCCTTGAAGGCGCTGACGGCTTCTTTGAGCAGTTTGTCTTCGCTGGCCTTGCGGGTCGGCTCGGCGATGGCGAAGTCCATGCCGCCCATCTTCAGGTCGGTCAGCAGTTCGCCGGTGAGTTTGGACAGGGCCGCGAAGTCGGCGCTCTCCAGGCGCAGTTCGGCGCGTTCACGCCAGCCGGTGATTTTCTGGCCTTTGGTGTCGTAGATCGGGTAGCTGTTGCGGCTGCCCTGGCGCAGGGTGATGTCTTTGACTTGCTTGGCCTGGGCCAGTGCCTTGTTCATGGTGGTGCTGACGTCGGCGGCGAGTTTGGCCGGGTCGGTGTTTTGCTCTTCGGTGTAGAGCGTCACGATCATCAGGTCGCGGGCCACTTCCTGGCTGACTTCGGCACGCAGGGAAATCTGGTTGTAGTGCAACTCATCGGCGGCCAGGGCCGGAAGGCTGGCGACACTGCCGACGGTCAGAGCGAGAAGGGCGGCGCTGCGGCGAAAGGTGTGCATGAAGGCTCCTTGAATAATGCGCAGGTGTTGGTTCGTCCCTGCGTGAAACCATCAGACTCTAGCTGCTGCGGTCCGGTTCGCCCAGTTACAACTTCTATACAGATGTCATGTCTGCACGTATTCCTTGAGCGAGTGAGATTTTTGTGGCGAGGGAGCTTGCTCCCGCTGGACTGCGAAGCAGGCCCAAAACCGGCAAACATGGTCTGCCAGAAATACCGCAGATACTTGATTTACGACTGCTTCGCAGCCGAGCGGGAGCAAGCTCCCTTGCCACAGTCGATCTCGGACAGCCATGCGCAGTAGCCGATTTTACCGCCAGCGCCATGTGGTCGTTTGCCGCACTTTCGCCTCTCAAGGCCGCGGCTTGGTTATACTCCGTGCGATTCGCCTGGAGCGCTCATCAGGAGAGCTCATGCTCGCCCCCGTACAACTGACTTCCGCCACTCGCCAGAACCTCTGGCGGCTGACTTTTATCCGCACCCTGGTGCTTGCCGCTCAGGCCGGTTCCGTCGGCCTGGCCTACTGGCTGCAATTGTTGCCGTTGCCGTGGGTGCAACTGGCGATGACCCTCGGCTGTTCGATTCTGCTCTGTGTATTCACCGCTGTGCGCTTGCGCACGTCGTGGCCGGTGACCGAGCTTGAATACGCCCTGCAACTGGCCTGCGATCTGGTGATCCACAGTGCGCTGCTGTATTTCTCCG
Coding sequences within it:
- a CDS encoding ABC transporter substrate-binding protein, with the protein product MRHTLIFSALLGAGLLAATSASYAASNSLVFCSEGSPAGFDTAQYTTATDNDAAEPLYNRLVEFEKGATNVVPGLATKWDISEDGLKYTFHLREGVKFHTTPYFKPTRDFNADDVLFTFNRMLDPQQPFRKAYPTEFPYFNGMSLNKNIAKVEKTGPLTVEFTLNSVDAAFIQNIAMSFAAILSAEYADKLLAEGKPSDINQKPVGTGPFVFKSYQKDSNIRYTGNEHYWDPSRVKLKNLIFAINTDASVRVQKLKAGECQITLHPRPADVEALKADPKLQLITKPGFNLGYIAYNVRHKPFDQLEVRQALDMAVNKQGILNAVYQGAGQLAVNAMPPTQWSYDDSIKDAAYNPEKAKELLKAAGVKEGTEITLWAMPVQRPYNPNAKLMAEMLQADWAKIGLKVKIVSYEWGEYIKRTKNGEHDISLIGWTGDNGDPDNWLGTLYSCDAIGGNNYSMWCDPAYDKLIKEAKVVTDRDQRTTLYKQAQQLLKQQVPITPVAHSTVNQPLSARVEGFKVSPFGRNVFSGVSID
- a CDS encoding ABC transporter substrate-binding protein translates to MLKHAVIPFLVGAGLLASAPFATAATNLVFCSEGSPAGFDPGQYTTGTDFDASAETMFNRLSQFERGGTAVIPGLATSWDISPDGLTYTFHLREGVKFHTTPYFKPTRNFNADDVLFTFNRMINKDDPFRKAYPTEFPYFTDMGMDTNITKIEKVDDNTVKFSLKEVDAAFIQNMAMSFASIQSAEYAAQLLKEGKAADINQKPIGTGPFVFKSYQKDSNIRYTGNKDYWKPEDVKIDNLIFAITTDPSVRIQKLKKNECQVTLFPRPADLAALKADKTLKMPDQAGFNLGYIAYNVMDKVKGSNEPNPLADLRVRQALDMAVNKPQIIDSVYQGAGQLAVNAMPPTQWSYDTTIKDAKYDPEKAKQLLKEAGVKEGTEIVLWAMPVQRPYNPNAKLMAEMLQSDWKKIGLNVKITSYEWGEYIKRSKGGENQAMLIGWSGDNGDPDNWLNVLFGCDSLNGNNFSKWCDKKYDGLVKDAKRTTDQAKRTELYKQAQHVLKDAVPYTPIAHSTVFQPMRANVQDFKISPFGLNSFYGVSVSK
- a CDS encoding ABC transporter substrate-binding protein — encoded protein: MERSTLKPLLITLALTAIAPIANAATTLVYCSEASPAGFDPSQYTSGTDFDASAETVFNRLTQFQRGGTDIEPGLATKWDVSSDGLQYTFHLRQGVKFHTTEYFTPTRDFNADDVLFTFQRLLDPDNAFRKAYPAESPYFTDMGLNTTIKSVEKLDDNTVRFNLNNVDAAFVQNLAMSFASVQSAEYAAQLLKEGKAADLNQKPVGTGPFVFKRYQKDSQIRYAANKAYWKPEDVKIDNLIFSITPDAAVRLQKLKAGECQVSGYPRPADIEVMEKDPNLRVLKQAGFNLGFLAYNTTHPPLDQLKVRQALDMAIDKPAIIKAVYQSAGQLAQNALPPAQWSYDPNIKDAPYDPVKAKALLKEAGVAPGTTINLWAMTVQRASNPNARMSAQMIQQDWDRIGIKANIVSYEWGEYIKRAKNGEHDAMIYGWTGDNGDPDNWLGVLYSCAAVKGSNYAKWCDPAYDKLVQQAKVTTDKAQRVKLYQQAQLILKQQVPITPIANSTVFQPLRKEVTDFKISPFGLTPFYGVGINR
- a CDS encoding DUF6124 family protein is translated as MSKPVPDPPPETTPLAEALHAEDLAKNREAIKRALDFYLSPEATKPRPPSSMFLVHPGIDTESLLAHACESLASANTMASDFADQLSRPQRNTALAIQQIIMLAELAVNRALDQVDPQT
- a CDS encoding SIMPL domain-containing protein (The SIMPL domain is named for its presence in mouse protein SIMPL (signalling molecule that associates with mouse pelle-like kinase). Bacterial member BP26, from Brucella, was shown to assemble into a channel-like structure, while YggE from E. coli has been associated with resistance to oxidative stress.), whose product is MHTFRRSAALLALTVGSVASLPALAADELHYNQISLRAEVSQEVARDLMIVTLYTEEQNTDPAKLAADVSTTMNKALAQAKQVKDITLRQGSRNSYPIYDTKGQKITGWRERAELRLESADFAALSKLTGELLTDLKMGGMDFAIAEPTRKASEDKLLKEAVSAFKARAQLATDALGGKGYKIVNLNLNSNGYPQPYMRAPMMMKAAGMDSAPVTPEVEAGTSQVSLTADGSIEVLMQ